A genomic stretch from Phocoena phocoena chromosome 9, mPhoPho1.1, whole genome shotgun sequence includes:
- the LSM8 gene encoding LSM8 homolog, U6 small nuclear RNA associated, whose protein sequence is MTSALENYINRTVAVITSDGRMIVGTLKGFDQTINLILDESHERVFSSSQGVEQVVLGLYIVRGDNVAVIGEIDEETDSALDLGNIRAEPLNSVAH, encoded by the exons ATGACGTCTGCCTTGGAGAACTACATCAACC GAACTGTTGCTGTCATTACTTCTGATGGGAGAATGATTGTG GGAACACTGAAAGGTTTTGACCAGACCATTAATTTGATTTTGGATGAAAGCCATGAACGAGTGTTCAGCTCTTCACAGGGAGTAGAACAAGTGGTACTAGGTTTATACATCGTGAGAGGTGATAATGT TGCAGTCATTGGAGAAATTGATGAAGAGACAGATTCTGCACTTGATTTGGGGAATATTCGAGCAGAACCTCTGAACTCTGTAGCACACTAA